A genome region from Terriglobia bacterium includes the following:
- a CDS encoding DUF362 domain-containing protein, with amino-acid sequence MKRREFLKQSAAGAAAFSLIGRETLHPAQAQATAKVALVKTQDRTKGVPAAMKLLSFPSPKGKKVLIKPNFNTAHPAPGSTHNDTLRQLVMEMKARGAAKITIGERSGPPATKSVIEAKGIPALAEELGFDVINFEDLPPDGWVHLNPPGNHWQNGFDVARPITEAEYLLWTCCLKTHGAGGIHSLSIKLAVGTTNKSLMGELHRARQTHMRRMIAEIHQAFTPQLIVLDGIDAFVDGGPSQGTLVRAGVMIAGTDRIAVDAVGLAVLKQLGSNDAIMSTKIFEQEQIQRAVELGLGVAKPDQIEIVTGDADSRAYADTLKGILTQG; translated from the coding sequence ATGAAACGTCGCGAATTCCTGAAACAATCCGCCGCCGGAGCCGCGGCGTTTTCATTGATAGGTCGGGAAACCCTGCACCCGGCACAAGCCCAGGCGACCGCCAAGGTCGCCCTGGTGAAGACCCAGGATAGGACCAAGGGTGTTCCGGCTGCCATGAAATTGCTCTCATTTCCTTCACCCAAAGGGAAGAAGGTTCTGATCAAGCCCAATTTCAACACAGCCCATCCCGCACCCGGCTCGACGCATAACGACACGTTGCGCCAGCTCGTCATGGAAATGAAAGCGCGCGGCGCCGCGAAGATCACCATCGGCGAGCGGAGTGGCCCTCCGGCGACCAAGTCGGTGATCGAAGCCAAGGGGATTCCGGCGCTGGCAGAGGAACTCGGCTTTGATGTGATCAATTTCGAAGACCTCCCACCGGACGGTTGGGTTCATCTCAATCCGCCGGGCAATCATTGGCAGAACGGTTTCGACGTCGCCCGGCCGATTACGGAGGCCGAATACCTCCTCTGGACCTGCTGCCTGAAAACCCACGGCGCCGGTGGCATTCACAGCCTGTCGATAAAGCTCGCCGTGGGTACCACCAACAAGAGCCTGATGGGCGAACTCCATCGAGCCCGCCAGACCCACATGCGGCGCATGATCGCCGAGATCCACCAGGCCTTCACGCCGCAGCTCATCGTCCTGGATGGGATCGACGCATTCGTCGACGGCGGCCCATCCCAAGGCACGCTGGTCAGGGCCGGAGTTATGATCGCAGGAACGGACCGCATCGCTGTCGATGCTGTCGGCCTGGCGGTCCTCAAGCAGCTGGGTTCGAATGACGCGATCATGTCGACGAAGATTTTCGAGCAGGAGCAGATTCAACGCGCGGTCGAGCTGGGCTTGGGCGTCGCGAAGCCCGATCAGATCGAGATCGTCACCGGAGACGCGGACAGTCGCGCCTACGCCGACACTCTCAAAGGGATCCTGACCCAGGGTTAG
- a CDS encoding FAD-dependent oxidoreductase, with the protein MSKKKGLTRREFFKDTARSGAAVAAGTLISQTSGFAQRVPAKWDKEADVVVVGAGCMGLPAAIQAIEGGASVILVEANYDVGGHAVISGGNIALGGGTSAQKKAGITDSPDLLFSDLTDWSIVQANGFPDYRYNDKEIVRAFADMSAPAYDWLVAHGVIFVDRAPDTQGGTSVGNSAPREMHAAAMAWEQVQTGKPVDPMVQAVTSSGVGLIRPLEAAAKKAGVQILLQHRMTGIFRETSGSGRILGIAVETKSARMNIRAKRAVILATGGSTGNVNFRRIFDPRLTEEYNGVAGEPFSFQDASGEIAAMAIGASLWGAYNQTGEFGSVLTKPGQIGCQYGYRNLQWRPGSPIFKLARASGLRVADWQDVICVNQAGKRFYDEAAGQFTANNYRSMDPYIPGSYLNAVNIKYNPPNYLNAALAGTGDAVNGGGPIWAIFDADAVKREKWDPTPPNVDINAGYFFSAGTVAELAARIVNRYQKKPMPGTALQDTVNRYNSFVDAAKDADFGKPAPRYKIQEAPFYAAWATPVVHDTRAGLRINARCQVQDLNGAVIPGLYCGGESAGGFSQHGLARCAVQGLIAGKHAAAESPSAAREQNDRHPV; encoded by the coding sequence ATGTCAAAAAAGAAAGGCTTGACCCGTCGAGAGTTTTTTAAGGATACGGCGCGTTCCGGTGCGGCGGTTGCTGCCGGTACTTTGATTTCCCAGACTTCCGGATTTGCGCAGAGGGTACCAGCCAAGTGGGACAAGGAAGCCGATGTCGTCGTCGTAGGGGCGGGATGCATGGGGCTCCCTGCCGCGATTCAAGCCATCGAAGGGGGAGCGTCCGTGATCCTGGTCGAAGCAAACTACGATGTCGGCGGCCACGCCGTCATCAGCGGAGGGAACATAGCGTTGGGCGGCGGGACGAGTGCCCAGAAGAAGGCCGGCATAACGGATTCGCCGGACCTTCTCTTTTCGGACCTGACCGACTGGTCCATCGTGCAGGCCAATGGGTTCCCTGACTACAGGTACAACGACAAGGAGATTGTCCGTGCTTTCGCCGACATGAGCGCTCCCGCCTACGATTGGCTGGTCGCCCATGGGGTCATATTTGTTGACCGGGCCCCGGACACGCAAGGCGGCACCTCGGTCGGGAACTCCGCACCCAGAGAGATGCATGCCGCCGCGATGGCCTGGGAACAGGTTCAGACGGGCAAACCGGTCGATCCCATGGTTCAAGCCGTTACCTCCTCAGGCGTTGGTCTCATCCGGCCGCTGGAAGCCGCAGCGAAAAAGGCGGGCGTACAGATCCTCCTTCAGCACAGAATGACGGGCATTTTCCGGGAGACCTCCGGCTCGGGAAGGATTCTTGGAATCGCGGTAGAGACCAAAAGCGCCAGGATGAACATCCGTGCGAAAAGGGCTGTCATCCTCGCCACCGGAGGCTCCACCGGCAATGTGAACTTCCGCAGAATCTTCGATCCGCGCCTGACGGAGGAATACAATGGCGTGGCGGGTGAACCCTTCTCCTTCCAGGACGCCAGCGGAGAGATTGCCGCCATGGCCATCGGGGCCTCGCTCTGGGGTGCCTACAACCAGACTGGAGAATTTGGCTCGGTTCTCACCAAGCCGGGACAGATCGGGTGTCAGTATGGGTATCGCAATCTGCAGTGGCGGCCCGGGAGCCCCATATTCAAGCTCGCACGCGCTTCAGGCCTCAGGGTGGCGGATTGGCAGGACGTGATCTGCGTAAACCAGGCGGGCAAGAGATTCTATGACGAAGCGGCAGGCCAGTTCACAGCGAACAATTACAGGTCCATGGATCCGTATATCCCCGGAAGTTACCTCAATGCGGTCAACATCAAATACAACCCGCCCAATTACCTCAACGCGGCCCTGGCGGGAACAGGGGATGCCGTAAACGGGGGCGGGCCGATCTGGGCCATTTTCGACGCAGATGCAGTGAAACGCGAGAAATGGGATCCGACGCCTCCCAATGTGGATATCAATGCGGGGTACTTTTTCAGTGCCGGCACCGTAGCGGAGCTGGCGGCCAGGATCGTCAACAGATATCAGAAAAAACCCATGCCCGGCACTGCCCTGCAGGACACGGTGAACAGGTACAACTCCTTTGTGGATGCCGCGAAGGATGCCGACTTCGGCAAGCCCGCCCCCAGGTACAAGATCCAGGAGGCCCCGTTTTATGCAGCCTGGGCCACGCCTGTGGTCCACGATACGCGCGCCGGCCTGCGCATCAACGCACGGTGTCAGGTACAGGATCTTAACGGCGCAGTCATACCGGGCCTTTACTGCGGGGGCGAGTCAGCCGGCGGATTCAGCCAGCACGGTCTGGCCAGATGCGCCGTCCAGGGTCTCATCGCGGGCAAGCATGCCGCCGCGGAATCACCTTCTGCCGCACGAGAACAGAACGACCGCCACCCCGTCTGA
- a CDS encoding BlaI/MecI/CopY family transcriptional regulator, protein MARLLFNSLKNQSNCVRETLPVQGPLMEEKGYLKHEQDGPRYVYLPKQTRARAGRSALKRLLKTFFDGSAERAVAALLEVSRSELGQDELDRLSRLIAQARKEGR, encoded by the coding sequence ATGGCAAGGCTCCTATTCAACAGTCTGAAGAATCAGAGCAATTGCGTCCGAGAGACGCTCCCAGTTCAAGGTCCCTTGATGGAAGAGAAGGGCTATCTCAAACATGAGCAGGATGGGCCGCGCTACGTGTACCTGCCGAAACAGACGCGCGCGCGGGCGGGGCGGTCGGCGCTCAAACGGCTGCTGAAAACATTCTTCGACGGCTCGGCCGAGCGGGCGGTTGCCGCATTGCTCGAGGTGTCGCGATCGGAACTGGGCCAGGATGAACTCGATCGCCTCTCGCGCCTCATCGCGCAGGCCAGGAAGGAAGGACGATGA
- a CDS encoding nitroreductase family protein: MKRVLLGVPRVILAVLALGLCLVSAQDLKPIQLPKPQTDGGRPLMQALKNRKTSREFSTEKLPPQILSNLLWAAFGINRPTGQRTAPSAVNWQEIDIYVALSEGLFLYDAKADALQPILAEDVRAATGVQAYAKDAPVNLIYVADLDKPGRVPETEKEFWSAADVGFISQNVYLYCASEGLVSGVRAMIDRPALAKIMKLRPKQKILLAQSAGYPKK; this comes from the coding sequence ATGAAACGAGTACTTCTTGGTGTGCCGCGTGTGATCCTGGCTGTGCTTGCGCTGGGCCTTTGTCTGGTGTCGGCGCAGGATCTGAAACCGATCCAGCTGCCGAAGCCGCAGACCGACGGCGGCCGGCCATTGATGCAGGCACTCAAGAACCGGAAGACCAGCCGGGAATTCAGCACCGAAAAGCTGCCGCCGCAGATCCTCTCCAACCTGCTCTGGGCGGCGTTCGGGATCAACCGGCCCACCGGGCAGCGGACCGCGCCGTCCGCTGTAAACTGGCAGGAAATCGATATTTATGTTGCGCTATCCGAGGGCCTGTTCCTTTACGATGCCAAGGCCGACGCTTTGCAGCCCATACTGGCAGAGGACGTCAGAGCTGCCACGGGCGTTCAGGCATACGCGAAGGACGCGCCCGTGAACCTGATCTATGTTGCGGATCTGGACAAGCCCGGCAGGGTGCCGGAAACGGAAAAGGAGTTCTGGTCCGCCGCCGACGTCGGTTTCATTTCGCAGAACGTCTACCTGTACTGTGCCTCGGAAGGGCTGGTGTCCGGCGTGCGGGCCATGATTGACCGGCCGGCGCTGGCAAAAATCATGAAGCTGCGGCCGAAGCAGAAGATACTGCTGGCCCAATCTGCCGGTTATCCC